Genomic segment of Dethiosulfovibrio salsuginis:
CCATGTCTATGGCTCTCGATGGTCAGATTCTCTTCCTGGAAAGGGCGACTGAATAGTTACCTATCGGGATGTTTGAGATAGTGAGGGAGGTGACGGTGAATGAATAAGATATCGATTCGGTTTTTTGACGACCGCGAAGTCCGCGCCGTGTGGGACGATGAACACGCCAAATGGTGGTTCTCAGTGCTGGATATTGTCGGCGTTCTGCGCGGTGTTGACGATTACGAGAAAAACCGAAATTATTGGAAATATTTGAAATCAAAGCTGAGGCGCGAGGGCAATCAACTGGGTAGCGTGACTACCCAGTTCAAATTTACCGCGCCTGACGGCAAAAAACGTGCCGCGAATGTTCTGGATTATAAAGGTATCATTGAACTTGCCAAAAATTTCCCAAGCAAACAGGTCAATCGTTTTATCGAGTGGTTCACATACAGCGATGAAACGATTGACGGCAAGAGCAAGTCAAAAGCCTACGCGCTGTTTGACAGTTCTTTGCTTGACACTCTTGAAGTCGGTACGGTCAAAGGCTTGCAGCAGATACACGGTTATCTGTTCGGTGGCTTGTATGACTTTGCGGGGCAAATCCGCGAGCTGAATATCGCAAAGGGCAATTTCCGTTTCGCGCCTGTGCAGTTTTTGGAAAACACGCTAAGAAAGATTGAGCGAATGCCGGAAAGCACATTTGACGAGATTGCGGACAAATACGTTGAAATGAATGTTGCTCACCCTTTTATGGAGGGCAACGGCAGAAGTATGCGTATCTGGCTCGACCTGATTTTGAAAAAAAACCTGTGCCTGTGTGTGGAATGGAGCAAAATCAACAAGCGCGACTATCTGGACGGGATGCGCGAAAGCACAATTGACACGGGGAGGATTAAAGCGTTGCTAAAAAACGCTTTGACAGATAAAATCGATGACCGCGAAGTCTTTATGAAAGGAGTGGACTACTCGTATTACTACGAGCAAGAGGACGATATTTCGGGAGGTGATGGCGAATGAAGTTTAAGTTCACAAGTTGCCCGCCTATCCTATACCCTTACTAAAGGGTCGCAGGAAGGCATGGACTTCAATGTGGAGCGAACCGAGACAAAAAAACTTGATCGGGCGCACGGCGGTCTTGCCACCTATGACATTATCGGCAAGATAGCCGAAGGCACGAGTCTCACCCGCAGAACGATCACGGCAATCCTTGGCGGCATTAAGAAAGAACGACTTTGGCTCTTCCGTGAGAACCCCGAAGAGTTTATCTCCAAGATAGTCGTTATTATAAACAAGCAGAAAGCGTCCGTGGTTGTGGAACATATCACCTATGCTCCAAGTGCCGAGGAGCCGTATTCGCAGGAAATCTTCAATATGAGCCGCACCTCTGACGAATATGCCAAGGCCTTCAAGGCGAGAAAAGCCATACAAGATTATGTGTTCACGGACGGTTCTGCGACTCATAGCGTGGAAGGACGTTTTGCCAAAGAATTGGACGATGCCGACGAGGTTATTGTCTATGCCAAACTGCCGAGGGGGCCCGTGGGTTCTATATACCCACGCCTGTGGGCAAATACTCCCCGGACTGGGCGATTTCGTTCAAGAAAGGTACTGTGAAGCATATTTTCTTCATCGCCGAAACCAAAGGCACAATGGACAGCCTCGAACTGCGACCGATAGAACAAGCGAAGATATCCTGTGCCAAGAAGCTGTTCACTGAGATAAGCACCAACGGTGTTAAGTACCACGAGGTGGACAGCTACCAAAGTCTGCTTATGGTGATGGAAACGCTGTAAACAGCGAAAGGCAATCATATGTCTGTCCGTATT
This window contains:
- the fic gene encoding protein adenylyltransferase Fic; its protein translation is MNKISIRFFDDREVRAVWDDEHAKWWFSVLDIVGVLRGVDDYEKNRNYWKYLKSKLRREGNQLGSVTTQFKFTAPDGKKRAANVLDYKGIIELAKNFPSKQVNRFIEWFTYSDETIDGKSKSKAYALFDSSLLDTLEVGTVKGLQQIHGYLFGGLYDFAGQIRELNIAKGNFRFAPVQFLENTLRKIERMPESTFDEIADKYVEMNVAHPFMEGNGRSMRIWLDLILKKNLCLCVEWSKINKRDYLDGMRESTIDTGRIKALLKNALTDKIDDREVFMKGVDYSYYYEQEDDISGGDGE
- a CDS encoding restriction endonuclease, whose product is MGKYSPDWAISFKKGTVKHIFFIAETKGTMDSLELRPIEQAKISCAKKLFTEISTNGVKYHEVDSYQSLLMVMETL